A genome region from Tidjanibacter massiliensis includes the following:
- a CDS encoding type III pantothenate kinase, giving the protein MRESMNLIVDIGNSRMKVAVFSGGEIVERWTFGCREIGRFDEIFSRYAGFDRAILSSTRDENPEPEEMLRCRSGYFLKFANTVPVPLENGYGTPHTLGCDRLAAAVGGVGMLPGRNLMIVDFGSAITCDIVTAEGRYLGGSISPGLGMRFRSLADYTDRLPLLEAEACVGYEEREVPSSTVGAMVSGVAGGIELEIRGRMERYAGEFAGLTTIFTGGDAPLFEKRFKNTIFANHELVLAGLNTILDYNADRKQSL; this is encoded by the coding sequence ATGCGTGAGAGTATGAACCTGATTGTTGATATAGGCAACAGTCGCATGAAGGTGGCTGTTTTCAGCGGGGGAGAGATAGTGGAACGGTGGACTTTCGGGTGCCGTGAAATCGGGAGGTTTGACGAAATCTTCAGCAGGTACGCCGGATTCGACCGCGCCATCCTCTCTTCCACCCGCGACGAAAATCCGGAGCCGGAAGAGATGCTGCGCTGCCGGAGCGGTTATTTTCTGAAGTTCGCCAATACCGTTCCCGTCCCTTTGGAAAACGGATACGGTACGCCGCATACGCTGGGCTGCGACAGACTTGCTGCGGCTGTCGGCGGAGTGGGGATGTTGCCGGGGCGCAACCTGATGATAGTGGATTTCGGGTCGGCCATTACCTGCGACATCGTAACGGCGGAAGGGCGTTACCTCGGCGGCAGCATATCGCCGGGGCTGGGTATGCGGTTCAGGTCGCTCGCCGACTATACGGACCGGCTGCCGCTGCTGGAGGCCGAAGCATGTGTCGGTTATGAGGAGCGGGAAGTACCCTCTTCCACGGTCGGGGCCATGGTGTCGGGCGTGGCGGGAGGTATCGAACTGGAGATAAGGGGAAGAATGGAGCGTTATGCCGGGGAATTTGCCGGATTGACTACTATTTTTACGGGGGGAGATGCCCCTCTCTTTGAAAAAAGATTTAAAAATACGATATTTGCGAACCACGAACTGGTTCTTGCCGGTCTGAATACCATCTTGGATTATAATGCGGATAGAAAACAGAGTCTATAA
- the mfd gene encoding transcription-repair coupling factor: METMKEILERAAASPAGKELAAAAASGEVAVLKGVSGSAYALYAAAVVERRGGVHIFVCGDRDAAAYLMNDFYSLLGEEGVMFFPTGYKRSVQFGQEDASGVVQRTAALNALRGFEGKRHLVVCTYPEALAEKVADAGELGRRTVTVGCGERMEMSFLADVLEEYGFTKVDFVYEPGQYSLRGGIIDIFSFAENRPCRIDFFGDEVESIRRFDIASQLSTEKLEQVEIVPDMKGSVSAGHSVSLPEFAGEAVWWADDLSHTLRRVDDIRKKMLAEADAPERVDARVTSARQLSSALEDRTLLLRGDGPKELSASRTVVFDTLPQPAFNKRYELLAKDIHDRSEAGYKVCILSDNKAQIERLGNIFASEGFPRVKFAALPVTLHEGFVDNGLRLCLYTDHQLFERYQRYSLRGEIDRSQALTVAELNELKPGDYVVHIDHGVGRFGGLVRTVENGKVHEAVKLEYRDGDVLLVNVHALHRISRYKDKDSDTPPRVYKLGSGAWQRMKNATKSAVKDIARELIKLYAERKESGGFAFSPDGYLQHELEASFPYEETPDQQQAVELVKHDMEQAQPMDRLVCGDVGFGKTEVAVRAAFKAVADSKQVAVLVPTTILSLQHYRTFSERLRGLPVRVENLSRVKSAREVKQIREELAAGKIDILIGTHKILGKDIRFHDLGLLIIDEEQKFGVSSKEKLRQMSVHVDTLTLTATPIPRTLQFSLMGARDLSVIATPPPNRRPIVTESHLFDEEIIREAVEAELARHGQVFFVHNRVDNIEQIADLIRRLCPKARVVTGHGQMPAQQLEKLVMDFIYGEFDVLVATTIIENGVDIPNANTIIINDAQNFGLSDLHQLRGRVGRSDKKGYCYLLTPPDELLTSDARRRIRAVEEFSDLGAGFNIAMQDLDIRGAGNLLGAEQSGFIADMGFETYQKILAEAVAELRAEGVAEAGGLLEGGRERERTVQYLTDAQIETDIEALLPDDYIGQSAEKLRLYRELDSMNDEQQMRRFEERLTDRFGALPDAARSLMDVVRLRWRAVALGFEWVKVKNGLMLLRFISDSASPYYKSALFMGILKYVSKNNAKFVLKQNNNRLMLTVREVKGMGQAWEILDRMHAGALAEGDTSGKNVG; the protein is encoded by the coding sequence ATGGAAACGATGAAGGAGATATTGGAGCGCGCGGCGGCCTCTCCGGCCGGAAAGGAACTGGCCGCTGCGGCGGCGTCCGGAGAGGTGGCGGTACTGAAAGGCGTGTCGGGTTCTGCCTATGCGCTGTATGCCGCTGCGGTCGTGGAGCGGCGGGGTGGCGTGCACATCTTCGTCTGCGGGGATAGGGATGCGGCAGCCTACCTGATGAACGACTTCTACTCCCTGCTGGGCGAAGAGGGGGTGATGTTCTTTCCGACCGGTTACAAGCGTTCCGTACAGTTCGGGCAGGAGGATGCGTCGGGTGTCGTCCAGCGCACGGCGGCGCTGAATGCCCTCCGCGGTTTCGAAGGGAAAAGGCATCTGGTTGTCTGTACCTATCCGGAGGCTTTGGCCGAGAAGGTGGCCGATGCGGGAGAGCTCGGCCGGCGGACGGTGACGGTCGGTTGCGGCGAGCGGATGGAGATGAGTTTCCTGGCCGATGTGCTGGAGGAGTATGGCTTCACGAAGGTGGATTTCGTCTATGAACCGGGGCAGTACTCCCTGCGCGGCGGTATCATCGATATCTTTTCGTTTGCCGAGAACAGGCCCTGCCGTATCGACTTTTTCGGCGACGAGGTGGAGTCTATCCGCCGTTTCGACATCGCTTCGCAGCTCTCCACGGAGAAGCTCGAACAGGTGGAGATAGTGCCGGACATGAAGGGGAGCGTAAGCGCCGGCCACAGCGTGTCGCTTCCGGAGTTTGCCGGCGAAGCCGTGTGGTGGGCCGACGACCTGAGCCATACGCTGCGCCGGGTGGACGACATCCGTAAAAAGATGCTGGCCGAGGCCGATGCGCCCGAACGGGTGGATGCACGTGTGACGAGTGCCCGGCAGTTGTCGTCGGCGCTGGAGGACAGGACGCTGCTGCTGCGGGGGGACGGCCCGAAGGAGCTGTCCGCCTCCCGTACGGTCGTTTTCGATACCCTGCCGCAGCCCGCTTTCAATAAACGTTATGAGCTGCTTGCCAAAGATATACATGACCGAAGCGAAGCGGGTTACAAAGTCTGCATCCTTTCCGATAACAAGGCGCAGATAGAGCGCTTGGGGAACATCTTCGCATCGGAAGGATTCCCGAGGGTGAAGTTCGCGGCACTTCCCGTCACCCTGCACGAAGGTTTCGTGGACAACGGGCTCCGGCTTTGTCTCTATACCGACCACCAGTTGTTCGAACGCTATCAGCGTTATTCGCTTCGGGGTGAGATAGACCGCAGTCAGGCGCTCACCGTGGCGGAGCTGAACGAGTTGAAGCCGGGCGACTACGTGGTGCATATCGACCACGGCGTGGGGCGTTTCGGCGGTCTGGTGCGGACGGTGGAGAACGGCAAGGTGCACGAGGCCGTGAAGCTCGAATACCGGGACGGCGATGTGCTGCTGGTCAATGTCCATGCGCTGCACCGCATTTCGCGCTACAAGGATAAGGACAGCGATACGCCGCCGCGCGTCTATAAGCTCGGTTCGGGAGCGTGGCAGCGCATGAAGAACGCCACGAAGAGCGCCGTCAAGGATATTGCCCGCGAACTCATCAAGCTGTATGCCGAGCGCAAGGAGAGCGGCGGTTTTGCCTTTTCGCCCGACGGTTATCTGCAGCATGAGCTGGAGGCGTCGTTCCCTTACGAGGAGACTCCCGACCAGCAGCAGGCCGTCGAGCTCGTGAAGCACGACATGGAGCAGGCACAGCCGATGGACAGGCTCGTGTGCGGCGACGTGGGGTTCGGCAAGACGGAGGTGGCCGTCCGGGCTGCCTTCAAGGCGGTGGCCGATTCCAAGCAGGTGGCCGTTCTGGTACCCACGACCATTCTGTCCCTGCAGCACTACCGTACCTTTTCGGAGCGGCTGCGGGGTCTGCCTGTGCGGGTGGAGAACCTGAGCCGCGTGAAGAGCGCCAGGGAAGTGAAACAGATACGCGAGGAGCTGGCGGCAGGCAAGATAGACATCCTTATCGGGACGCACAAGATACTCGGCAAGGATATCCGGTTCCACGACCTCGGACTGCTCATCATCGACGAGGAGCAGAAGTTCGGCGTGTCGAGCAAGGAGAAGTTGCGCCAGATGAGCGTACATGTGGATACGCTGACGCTCACGGCGACGCCCATTCCGCGGACGCTGCAGTTTTCGCTGATGGGTGCACGCGACCTCTCCGTAATCGCCACCCCACCGCCCAACCGCCGGCCTATCGTCACGGAGTCGCACCTTTTCGACGAGGAGATTATCCGCGAAGCGGTCGAGGCGGAGCTGGCACGCCACGGACAGGTCTTCTTCGTCCACAACCGGGTGGACAATATCGAGCAGATTGCCGACCTCATCCGCCGTCTTTGTCCCAAAGCGAGGGTGGTGACCGGCCACGGACAGATGCCCGCGCAGCAGCTCGAAAAACTCGTCATGGACTTCATTTACGGCGAGTTCGACGTGCTGGTGGCCACGACCATCATAGAGAACGGCGTCGATATTCCCAACGCCAATACCATCATCATCAACGACGCCCAGAATTTCGGCCTCAGCGATTTGCACCAACTGCGCGGCCGCGTGGGGCGTTCCGACAAGAAGGGGTACTGCTATCTCCTGACTCCTCCCGACGAGCTGCTTACTTCCGATGCCCGGCGCAGGATACGGGCCGTGGAGGAGTTTTCGGACCTCGGGGCCGGATTCAACATCGCCATGCAGGACCTCGATATACGCGGAGCAGGCAATCTGCTCGGAGCCGAACAGAGCGGTTTTATCGCCGATATGGGGTTCGAAACCTATCAGAAGATATTGGCCGAAGCGGTCGCCGAGCTTCGGGCCGAAGGCGTTGCGGAAGCCGGCGGATTGCTGGAGGGCGGTCGGGAGCGAGAAAGAACGGTACAGTACCTCACCGATGCGCAGATAGAGACCGACATAGAGGCTTTGCTCCCGGACGACTACATCGGCCAGAGTGCCGAAAAGCTGCGCCTGTACCGCGAACTGGACAGTATGAACGACGAGCAGCAGATGCGCCGTTTCGAGGAGCGGCTCACCGACCGTTTCGGTGCGTTGCCCGATGCCGCCCGCAGCCTGATGGATGTGGTCCGGTTGCGTTGGCGAGCCGTCGCTCTCGGCTTCGAGTGGGTGAAGGTGAAGAACGGGCTCATGCTGCTGCGCTTCATCTCCGACAGCGCATCTCCGTATTATAAGAGTGCGCTGTTCATGGGAATACTGAAATACGTGTCGAAAAATAATGCGAAATTTGTGCTGAAACAGAACAATAATAGGCTGATGTTGACAGTTAGAGAGGTAAAAGGCATGGGCCAGGCCTGGGAGATACTCGACCGGATGCACGCCGGGGCGTTGGCCGAAGGGGATACCTCCGGGAAAAACGTCGGCTGA
- a CDS encoding Rne/Rng family ribonuclease: MNRELIINVSKSEITIALAEDKRLVELGKESVKTGFAVGDIYLGRVRKIMPGLNAAFVNIGHEKDAFIHYLDLGPQFASLQKLVGQLTGAKKKNVQFDTFKLEQPIGKTGKIANLLATGQSIVVQIAKEAISTKGPRLTSDISLAGRNVVLIPFSNKISISQKIRSAEERKRLKKIALSILPKNYGVIIRTAAQGKNETDIGQDITSLIDKWEEVLRNIKTLEPPSLLLGEMNRANTILRDSLNGSFSAIVVDDKEMYDEVREYIKVIAPEQEKIVKLYKGKIPVFDHYDISRQIKSLFSKYVSLKRGAYLIIEHTEAMNVIDVNSGNRAKVADDQESTAMDVNLMAAEEIARQLRLRDMGGLIIIDFIDLHKAENRQKLYKTMQEFMAGDKAKHTVLPLSKFGLMQITRQRVRPEAIEHLEEVCPMCGGTGKVTSTVSIERELENMISYYAGEKKIKQLRLLVSPYVAAYLKSGFPSVRRRWMSKYGFRLKIGIDQSLGIVEYKFLDRKDRVLL, encoded by the coding sequence ATGAACAGGGAACTGATTATCAATGTATCCAAAAGTGAGATAACCATAGCCCTCGCGGAGGACAAACGGCTGGTCGAGCTTGGTAAGGAGAGTGTAAAGACCGGATTCGCGGTAGGCGATATCTATCTGGGTCGGGTTCGCAAAATAATGCCTGGTCTGAATGCGGCATTCGTGAACATAGGTCACGAAAAGGACGCTTTCATACACTATCTCGACCTCGGTCCGCAGTTCGCCTCCCTGCAAAAGCTCGTGGGACAGCTCACCGGAGCGAAGAAGAAAAACGTGCAGTTCGACACGTTCAAACTCGAACAACCCATCGGCAAGACCGGCAAGATAGCCAACCTGCTCGCCACGGGACAGTCCATCGTGGTGCAGATAGCCAAAGAAGCCATCTCCACGAAAGGACCCCGGCTTACGTCGGACATCTCCCTTGCAGGGAGGAACGTGGTGCTCATTCCTTTCTCGAACAAGATTTCCATCTCCCAGAAGATTCGCTCGGCGGAAGAGCGCAAGCGGCTCAAGAAGATAGCCCTGTCGATACTGCCCAAGAATTACGGTGTGATAATACGTACCGCCGCGCAGGGCAAGAACGAAACGGATATAGGTCAGGATATAACTTCCCTTATCGATAAATGGGAGGAGGTGCTTCGGAATATCAAGACGCTCGAACCTCCGTCGCTGCTGCTCGGCGAGATGAATCGGGCCAATACCATCCTGCGCGATTCGCTGAACGGTTCGTTCAGTGCCATCGTAGTGGATGACAAGGAGATGTACGACGAAGTGAGGGAGTATATCAAGGTCATCGCGCCGGAACAGGAGAAGATAGTGAAGCTGTACAAGGGCAAGATTCCCGTTTTCGACCATTACGATATTTCGCGCCAGATAAAGTCGCTCTTTTCCAAATACGTTTCGCTCAAGCGTGGGGCGTATCTCATCATCGAGCATACGGAGGCGATGAACGTCATAGACGTGAACAGCGGCAACCGTGCCAAGGTGGCCGACGACCAGGAGAGCACCGCAATGGACGTGAATCTCATGGCGGCCGAAGAGATAGCCCGCCAGCTCCGGCTGCGCGACATGGGAGGTCTCATCATCATCGATTTCATCGACCTGCACAAGGCGGAGAACCGTCAGAAACTCTATAAGACCATGCAGGAGTTCATGGCCGGCGACAAGGCGAAACATACGGTGCTGCCGCTCTCCAAGTTCGGATTGATGCAGATAACCCGCCAGCGGGTACGGCCCGAGGCCATCGAGCATCTGGAAGAGGTCTGCCCCATGTGCGGCGGTACGGGCAAGGTGACCTCGACGGTCAGCATCGAGCGCGAGCTGGAGAATATGATTTCGTATTATGCGGGAGAGAAAAAGATAAAACAGCTCCGGCTGCTCGTGAGCCCTTATGTGGCGGCTTACCTGAAGAGCGGTTTTCCGAGCGTCAGGCGCCGTTGGATGAGCAAATACGGTTTCCGGCTGAAGATAGGCATCGACCAGTCGCTGGGCATCGTGGAATATAAATTCCTGGACCGGAAGGACAGGGTATTGTTATAG